CCTTTTGCATGTTACGGAAGTTCTGAAAATTCCTTTCGATCTAAGCCATTCTGGAGGTATTGCGACACGAGAATGGCAAGGGGTACAAAACAAGTGCATTGTTCAAACTCGTGTTACCATCCAACCTATATGAAAGGGCAATTGGCAATTTGGCATTTTCACAGACTGAAGCGACCTTAGGTGCTTACTTTATGAGGCTTATTTCCGTTAGTATCATTCTCTAGATACAGGGCATGTTATTTGCTTGGGATAGGATCATTTAGGAAGTTGATCTTCTGCAACTCTTTTGGTTGAAATCAAGAGCCAAAGCTTGCTTGTGGCTAGTTGACTCAGGCTTCCTGTGTGATTCGATTCGAGGCCTTATTTACATGATATATTTAACAAAGACATCAAACATCTAGTTAAGTTCAACATTTTTTTGGAGTTGACATTTAATACTTTTAATATAAACTTTTTGTTGAGGCTGTGATGCAACGAACAATCTCTCCCCAGACCATTGACTTTGAGGTACTTAGATTATATATCATAACTAAAGTAGCAGTGTCATGTCTTGCACGTCAAATTGCCTCCCATGTGAAATGATCGAAGCTACACAACACTATAAATTCGATGAGAGTCCGAAATTCCTAATTCATCACTTGTATTCTCTCTGCAAAGCCAAACAATGGGAAGCTGCATAAAAGTTGTGTTCCATCCGCGCCAagaccaaaagaaaattaatgtaGTAGTCTACAGGGGCAGAGAACACAAATTCAAAGCCTCAACACCCGTTCAAGCAATCACATCAGTCCCTTACACTGGCTACAAGCTGGTACACAACGCCCGACCGTATACGCCATGGGCACCTGACACCACGCTAGAACTCGGTGAGGTTTACCATCTCGTGCCAGACCTTTCAAgaagggatgtgatatccatatacttcattttacttctcacacaattttttaattttcgatcgtcagattggatgaattgaaaaaaatcaacggacagaaattaccaagaggtgtgagagaagtaaaatgaaatatgtggatagcacaccccttcaAGAATAGTAGAACAGACTTTCTAGGTACCATAATGGGTATTCATATACGTGAAAGTTCCATCAATCTAAAAATTCAACATCCTTGTATAGTTACTAGTGAATAAGAGGACTAAAtgtgtaaaataaaatactacaaaaacaaatatgtaagtGGTTGGTTTCATTCCATTTAGGACAATAtgtaaagttaaaaaataaaaacaaaataattatcaaacgatTTTTTAGTTGAACTTAATAGTTTTcggattatttttttatttatcaaggAGTTTTCAAATATTGGTTttgagtttttagttttcattttcattttcatttttttttctaaattgaaAGTAGTTATTGATATCAAGCCATGGATTTGTCAATTGCCTACTCTGATCCAAAAAGTACACAATTtttaccttttgtttttgtgctttgataaatataaatatagcttGAATATCATTGGTAATGATAGAAACTGGTGTTCGTTTTATTGATGTTTTTCTAATGATAAAATTTAGGTGGCTTCAATTTTCCAGGAACCAAAGAATTTGtgggttttggttttctatTAACAAGAAacccaaattttcttttaaatgtaAGGGGTAATGTTAGAAATTGTTGTTTCTCTACGTtaataagaaaatattatttgacaATTTGGTTTGAGAGACAAAATTTGACATAACACTTCATAATGTCATATCAATCATCAATTGTAATTTGACTGttataatttgacatttctATTTGAGATGGTCCAACTCGTCATCTATAAAAACATAACTTAATGTTAGGCTTGGTATACAAGAAGAAAAGAATGCCACTAAAAAGGGCTATGATTACTTCAAGGATTACATGCATCAATTCCTATGACTTTGATCTTTTATGTTGTAGCCCTAAGTGTTGCGGCTGCTGCTGAGGTTCAACTGGTCTTGCAGGCCCTGGCTACGTTGAGCTTGATAATGATGAAGGTGTGATAATCGAtaatgatgatggtgatgatttaGAAGGAGATGTCAATGATGAACTGGAGGAAATGAGGCAATAATGTCGATGATAATGACAATGGGTGATGAGTAGGAGTACTCGTTCGAATCGTTGGTTCTGTTTTAAATGATTTTGTCACTCGTATTGGTGTTGAGCAAATCCTCAATAATTCCACACTAGATGAGCGAGTGCGAGAATAGTTGGTGTGCCACCTGCTTACCAACAATATTCACCCTCCTTCTGGCTGCGTAAAGCCTGATGATGATGAAGGTGTAATAaccgatgatgatgatgatttggAAGAAGATTTTGATGGTGAAATGGAGGAAGATGCAATAATGTCGCTGATGATGACAATGGAGGACGAATTGTCATTTCCTTTCAAATAGTTGGTTACAGTCTGAATGGTTTTGTCACTTATATTGATGTTGAGCAAATCCTCAATAATGTTGCACTAGATGAATAAGGGCGAGATGAGTTAGTGCACCACTTGCTTACCAACAGTATCCACCTTACCGATCAGTATAACActatatatgttatgcaacaaGGTTTGGATGAGAAAATTGATATGACATTGGAAGAATTGCAGAATGAAATTTGTTGATTTGTAGAGCCAATTTCCACTATATAAAATGAGAGTTATATTGTACATAAATTCTTGTTTCTAGAGAGGTTATGGTTTGACATTCTCCTATAGTGAATGTGaaagatcatttttttttttttataaaaacaaggTTTCCTTCACCTTTTATAGATATCATAGGCTAAGTAATGAGGCCCAAATATTAAGGCTTAATATATGGTACAACACGAGTCCCCCAAGTCTTCAGTCGAGAGAATCTTTTGGCTGGAGAATTCAAAGTGACTAGATGTCGTCGAGAGCCCGTCATTGGCATGAGGCTAGTAATGATGAAGGTGTGATAATTAATAATGATTTAGAAGGAGATGTCGATGATGAAATAGAGGGAAATAAAGCAATAATGTCGATGATGCTTACCAACAATATCTACCATCACAATCAGTATGACATTATATATATTGTGCAAAAaggtttggatgaagaaattgatATGATGTTGGAATAATTGTAGGATGAAATTGGTTGGTTTCTTACCTCTGAACTTCTATGTATAATTGTAGCTGACCCTACACTTAACCCTAGATTGGTAGATGTCAATCCTATTTCATGCACAAAAACCAGTGGGTCCTAGGTTATAAACCATTGGGATATTACATAGTGTGAAGATGCAAATGAAGGCGTGATAATCAATGATGATGATTTGGAAGGAGATGTCGATGATGAAATAGAGGAAAATAAAGCAATAATGTCGATGATGATGACAACATAGGACGAGTAGGAGCACCCATTCAAATAGTTGGTTATGGTCTGATTGTTTTATGAGTAATGCTTATTCCTAGTAAGTTGTCATTTTCTGTATGTTTCAAGCAATTGAACTTAATTCTGTCTAAGTTGGTGCATAGAGATAAGGATGTCAAGTTAAAATCTAGCAACAAGGTTGAAAAACCTATGCATTTTGTCTCTTATACTGCAGCCATAGGAGTTGCAGTAGCTGCCGTGACAATGCCAGTTGGCCTTGTAGACCCTGCTGGCGCAGACCTTGATGATGATGAAGGTGTGCTAACAGATgaagatgacgatgatgattTGGAAGGGGACACCAATAATGAaatggaagaagaggaggacgaTAATGGTGATGATGGCAATGAGGGAGGAGTAGGAGTACCTGTTGAAATTGTTGGTTGTGGTATGCACGAGTTGGTCGCTCATATTGATCTTGAACAAGGCCCAAATGCTGCTATGCTTGATCAATGAGTGCAAGATGAGTTGGTTCGTTACCGACTTCCCAATCATATCCACCCTCTTGAGCACTATAACATTATTTATGTTGTGCAACAAGGTCTGCATCAAATCGATATGACATTAGAAGAAATGGAGGATCAAGTTGTTTGGTTTCTAGTCCTTATATTCCTCCGTGGAATTGTAGCCCAACCCATTCTTAACCCTATATGGGTAAATATCGTCACATATCATGGTCCAGACCACCAGGTTATAAACCAATTAGACATTAAACGGTGTGAAGATGCAGACGACATGCTGCTCGATCTAAAGTTGTTCTGGAACGATAGTTCAATATAATAGAGGTGGAGTTTCATTCAACTTGCATAATCGATTTACTGCTTCATCAAAATGACGAGCGAAATCTTGTTGAAGTTGGTGAAATCCAACATTGGATCATTGCAATTCAAAGAATATTGGAAATCCGTGTAACGATTGAGAACAACGGTGAACCTCCCTCCCTTGGCACCGGAGATAGTATGATTGTAGATTGAAGATTGATTGACTGACATGAAGTTTTTTGCGCAATAGTTTGATGATTTGAACGGCACAATAGTTTGATGATTTCGTTTTCTGCCAATAGTTTATCGACGATGATGAATGTGTGAtaattgatgatgatgatttggAAGGAGATGTCAATGGTGAAATGGAGGAAGATGCAATAATGTAGCTGATGATGACAATGGAGGAGGAGTAGGCATACCATTTCAAATAATTGGTGCGGTCTGAATGGTTTTGTCACTCAGATTGATGTTGAGCAAATCATCAATAATGTTGCACTAGATGAATGAGCGTGAGATGAGTTGGTGTACCACTTGCTTACCTACAATATCCACCTTATCGATCAATATAACATTATATATGTTGTGCAACAAGGTTTGGATGAGAAAATTGATATGACCTTGGAAGAATTACATGATGAAACTTGTTGGTTTGTAGAGCCGATTTTCACCATATAAAATGAGAGTTACAATGTACATAGAGGCTTGTTACTAGAGATGTTAGGGTTTGACATCCTCCTAAAGTGAGGGTGAAAgatcattttttataaaaacaaggTTTCCTTCCCTTTTTATAGATATCATAGGCTAAGTAATGAGACCCAAATATTGAGGCTTAATATATGGTACAATATGAGTCATCCAAGTCTTCAATCGAGAGAATTTTTTGGCTGGAGACTTCAAAGTACTAGATGTCGTCGAGAGCCAGTCATTGGCATGAGGCTGGTAATGATGAAAGAGTGATAATTCTTGATGATTTGGAAGGAGATGCCGATGATGAAATAGAGGAAAATAAAGCAATAATGTTCGATAATGCTTACAATCAATATCCTCCATCCTAATCAGTATGACATTATATATATGGTGCAACAAGGTTTGGATGAGGAAATTGATATGAtgttggaagaattgtaggatgAAATTGGTTGGTTTCTTGTCTCTAAACTTCTACATATAATTGTAGCCGACCCCACACTTAACCCTAGATTGGTATATGTCATCATATTTCATGCACAAAAACTAGCAGGTCTTAGGTTATAAACCATTGGGATATTACGTAGTATGAAGATGAAAATGAAGGCGTGATAATCGATGATGATGACTTGGAAGGAGATGCCGATGATGAAATAGAGGAAAACAAAGCAATAATGTCGATGATGATGACAACGGGGACGAGTAGGAGCACCCGTTCCAATAGTTAGTTATGGTCTGATTGATTTGGTCACTCATATTGATGTTGAGTAAATCCCCAATGATGCTACACTAGATGAGCGAGTGTGAGATGAGTTGGTGCGCTTACCAACAATATCCATCCTCTCGATCAGTATGACATTATATATGTTGTGCAATAAAGTTTGGGGGTGAGGAAATTGATATGAAGTTGGAATAATTACATAATGAAATTGGTTGGCTTCTTGTCTTTTAACTTCTACGTAGAACTGTAGCTGAACCCACGCTTAACCCTAGATTGTTAGGCGTCATCCTATTTCATGCACAAAACCAATGAGCCCTAGGTTATAAACCATTGAGATATTACGTAGTGTGAAGATGCAGATGACCTGTTGATCAAGTTGAGAGCAGTTATGGAACAAGAGTTtaacaatatcttggaggggGCATATCATTCAACTTACATCATTTGTCTACCGCTTTATATGAAGAGAAGTCTTGTAGAAGTCAGTGAAATCGAACCTTGGCTCCTTGTAATCCAAATGATAAGGAAAGTCCATGCAATAGTTTAAAATGACAATAATAATGATGGATCTCCCCCTAGCCCCGGAGATAGTATTGTTGAATAAGAGTTTAACATATCTTATAAAGTATCATGCAACATATTCTCTTGTTTTTAATAACATGAATATACCCTAAACCATCAataacatgacatgttaaaattattatactaCTGATTCAGACGATAAGttttacataaaataaaataaaaaaataaaaactaatgaaaatggcttgacaactttaagttttaacgataaggacaaaataaagggtaaagtgaatagtatcataattgactttttagtgtaaaaatgtgattttttgttaaagtgaacagtactggtAACCTGACTTGAGCAATTTCTGGTCGTTTACTAATGGCTTTAAGGAGAGAATATCTGGTTTGAGGTTTATAACTACAAATGctgatgatgaaattgagaaacCAACAAAATACAATGTTTATTATTCTATAGGAGATCTGAAAGACACTAGCATTCGAACAATTACTATTTACTAAGGCAATAATTATCTTTGCCTAATTGCCTGGGCAATTATTACCTTGGTAATGTGGGAGTGCTCTTATACCAATTGATCAGGATTATGTATCCATCTCATGATACACGAATTCAAATAAACTTAGAAATATGGAGAGTGTTTTTTTTGTCAGGCCACAAACAGAAAAACTACATGAGAAACCTTTACAAAGAATATTACTACCCTAAGGTGAAAGTAACTTAAATGAGACAAGTATGCTACTACCATCACGTTTTGATGCGAGCACTCGATTTTGATCCCACTTTACTCCTTGAAACGTAAAGCCGTCATTTTGTTCCATAAAACTCCATTTCGATACCACTTTACACTGAAACTCAAAAGTAACCTTAAAATGTTTTATAAagacaaaatataaaatgttttatAACATAAGTGCCACGATGGTTGTCTGGTCCATTAATAGATATATAACAATAGTACACAATAGATTCATAACGTAAAGGAATTAACTTGGCTCAACAATTCCTCCTCAAGATCATTTTAcgtaaaaaaaatgttaataaaATATAAGATGGTTTAGTCAtcggtgtcacatcccggcccggggggcggatcacttcccgggcccactccaccaccgtagcacgatattgtccgctttgggccccgaccacgccctcacggttttgtttctgggaactcacacaagaacttcccgatgggtcacccatcttgggaatgctctcgcgcgctactcgcttaacttcggagttcccatggaacccgaagccagtgagctcccaaaaggcctcgtactaggtagggatgagaatatacatataaggatcactcctctgggcgatgtgggatgtcacaatccaccccccttaggggtccgatgtccttgtcggcacacacgcggccagggttaggctctgataccaaattgtcacatctcggcccgggggacggatcacttcctgggcccactccaccaccgtagcacgatattgtccgctttgggccccgaccacgccctcacggttttgtttctgggaactcacacaagaacttcccgataggtcacccatcctgggaatgctctcgcgcgctactcgcttaacttcggagttcccatggaacccgaagccagtgagctcccaaaaggccttgtactaggtagggatgataatatacatataaggatcactcccctgagcgatgtgggatgtcacaaccggAATGTATAAAAACATATGGATCGATCATGTCAAAGAATTACAAAACGTCTATCTACTCGCTACTGTTCATTGACTGAATAATcttacttacaaaaaaaaaagatcttactttaaattgattttcttgTAATGATGACATTTACAGAGCAATGTATAATATGAACAATTCTAATTATAAACTTGAAGTTTCGTGAATCAATCACAAAGTATATTGAGGAGCAGCCAAGCCTTCTAATGTAAAATGAACTTTCGCATTTTCTTTATGTAGAATTCATCAAGCCTAGGTAAACACAATTAACACCAACCTAAAATGAACAAACTCATCACTCCTTTTAGGATCGTAATATTATTTCAAGTAGCTATTTCATTGGTGAATCCCTGCTTTCTTTCAAGATGCTTTTGCGACCCTACAAAAATTTCAAGATGCATTTGTTAAACATCATAATATTAGAAATTCACGATCAAATTAGCTGAAAAGGAGGAAACAAGGATACAATTGAGGCTCTTACAAATTTGTCACGCACCGTTTAGAGGAGTTTATATTTCTGCTCTTTTTGTTTTCATCCATATACTTGGCTGCTGCAGTTTCTTTATCTCTAGCCACTGCttctctcttcattttcttgAACTCTACATCCATGGCTTTTGTCAGCGCATCCACCTTTTTCATCAGCATCTAAGAAAACAGTCGTAACATGCACTCAGTACATGAATGGTGGGAATAGACACAAATTAGGGGGTGCATGGGGGGAATATGTTGTTAATTTCACCTTTATTTCTTCATCTTTAGCATTCATATCGCTCTCCTTGGCTTCGCAATGCTTCCTTAAGTTTAGGACCTCCTTCTGAAGCCTATCGTAGAGAAACCCGGAGACCATATCCTCACTTTCAGGGTTGGTACTTATCTTGTTGTGCGAATCCTCATTGCCACCATCTGCAGCTTTAATGTCTGCGGCAGCAGTTTTATCATTGTTGTTTTCAGTATCAGTATTAGTATTTTCCTTCATTTCTGTGTTCTCCTTTTCACCGCTATCAACAACTTTACTTCTAGATGCCCATAAGCTTTTCTTCAACATATTTTCTCCAGAACCATATTTTTTTCTAAAGCTGGTCGCTCTTTTTAGCCCTCCAGCTGTTTCGTTGTCTGAATGTGGCTGTCGCTGTGGAGAGCTTCTACTGACAGTGGAACCCCGCGGCTGTGATGTCGATCTCTTTGCTGAACCACCGTTGCTTGTCAGAAATCCTAAGAAGTTACTAGATTTTTCAGGTTTTGGGGAAccacaaaataaattaggattacAGGAGAAGCTCGAAACATGCTTTAACCCTTCCTCGAGCGTCTTTAACCTCAACTTCATTTTTTCCTGATGTAACATTAGAATTGAAGAATGAAAGATTCAGGTGGATAAATGGCAAAGCATTTAGATGGAGTAACAAGAAGATTGCCAAGATTATATTTTCACCTTGAGTTGTGCTTCTGCCTTCGCTGTTCTGTCCGATATAGCTAGTTTGTCTCTCAACCGTTGCATCTCTCCCTGCATATGCAAAGCAATAATTGTcctcaaatattttattttatagtttttggcattttcttttctttcctgaACAGGAAATACCTGCATTAGTCTTCTCTCTTCCAGCCACTGTTTCACGGGCATAACTTTGTCGTTGTCATCCTTCCACTCATTAGCAATCACAGTTGCTACCCGGTTTGCTGAAACTTTAATTCTTGCTAGCTCTCTCTCCAGAGTTCTCTTCTCCTCCTGTGTAATTCCATGAGGCAACGGTTAGTACTTTGATTAATTTCCCAAATTCCAAAATTGTCGTGGAAGTAAATATGTTTTGTTTATGTCCCTTCAAATTAATCATATGTACCCATGAAACGTACATGTAATTCTTCTGCCTGTCGTTGGTAGTCACGAATAGCATTGGCTGCAGCCCCACCAGCTAAAACGGCCTCCTCAAGTTCCTGAATGGTTTGACTAAGCTTCTCAACCTCTAAAACCTTTTGGCGGTTTGTTTTTTCGAGGATTCTGTTTTCCTCCTGCATATGGTATATTGATTGGATTGAATACTCGTACTTAATTATTTTCGAGAAATGAAATAGGATCTGATGCAAAGTCATGCCTGGCAGATCTCAATCTGTCTCCTCAATTCGAAGTTTTGGTTCTGAACCTCTTCAACTATTAGAGCCCTTTCTAGTGCACTTTGCAATATCCGTTCTGCTTCAAGAAGAGCTGACTCTTTTGTCTTGGTAAGGCGTTCCAACGCCTTCTTATCCTCCTGAAGTGCCGCAATCTGAAAAGGTGAAAAGGGGAGGATAAATCCTTTCGGTGTGAGCAATCAAATGGGGTTAGTTTAGGGAATAATTCTCCTGAGTTTCTACCTGATTCTTGTAAATTTTGATTTCAGCTTCTAGAGGAGCAATGAAAGACTCGAGAGGAAGAGATTCATCGTCCCTTCGATTTGCATGTACCCTTCTAAGAGTTGATTCAGCAGCATATTGTGCAGCCAATGCATCTCTCTTCTCATCTATTAGTTTCTTGATTTCAAGATTCTGCATTTTATCATATTTGGTTTTGGACATGACATAGTAGGGTGATTACTGACAAAAGTTCATCAGACATAAGGATACCCGAAATTCGAAAATCTCAGTAATCAAACACACCTTGTGCTGGAGAAGACTTTCTGTGACTCGGTGTTTTTCGTCCAATTTCTGTACTTCATTTCTGAGCTGGAAAATGTAataacgaaaaagaaaaaaggattcAGTCGTTTTCTAATGAGTAAGTTCAATGTGTTTGTGCGTTTTCAGTGACTTGACATGTCTGTACATATTTCTTTCACTTTCAGTACCTCTTCTACAGCCTTATCCTTTTGAACTTCAGTAGCTCTGAGAGCCTTGATCTCACCATGAGCAATCCCCAACTCCCGACTCTTTTCTGCAAGTTGAATTTAACAAACTCGTATTAAATTTGTATTTTGAAgacttttttttgttaacttttAGTAGAAGGAAAAAGCATATCATATACCAAGAGATTGAATTGGCAACTGCAGAACACCTAACTACAGAACCATCAAATCTTTTGACACCAGAGTCTTTGAGGCTAACAATTGTTCTTTGTATTCATAGTCCTTGTAAGGTATCGCATATATAACTAGACCAGTGGATCACCTTTTGAAAACATTGTTCATTCGAGGAATATAAAGAAAAGTTTACAGGACTATATATAACTAGACCAGTGGATCAACTTTTGAAAACAATGTTCATTCGAGGAATATGAAGAAAAGTTTAGGGGACTATATATGTACATAAAGATAAAGAATAAATAGAAAACAATAAGCTCAAGTCATTTTTCAGCACCCGGAATTTAGAAGTCAACATGTCTTTATTACTAGGTAAATATAGCTTTCTTATAAAACCCTATGCTCCTCCTATTGAAACTCAACTCCGTAAATAGCATTCAATATCATATATGAAAAACCAGTTCAGTTCACAGAAGAAGCAAAAATAGTCTGGAAAAAGTGCGAAAGCgggaggaggagagagggaCCTTTGAGTAGGTTGTGCATCCGATTGAGCTCTAACACAACAGGGTCTGGATGGACAAGGGACAGCTCATCTCCTCCAACTCCTCCAACTCCAAGTTGTTCTTCATCATAACCCGCCATTCCGATTTCCGATCGGCTTATGTTTTGCTAGGCAGTTTAGAAATAGAtagacaaagaaagaaagaaagaaagaaagagctgTAATCTCCAAAGCTTAGCTTAATTAGCGATGGATATTATTCAATGTGGGGGATTGAATGTGGTTTTTAATGAGTAGATGATGTGTGAGTTTTAAGGAATTGAGCGTAAAGAGTGGGATGATGAGATATGGACTTCCCTTGCTGGGAACCAACTTTTGGACATTCAAGTTAGAATCACAAATCTTAGCCCGGCCAAACCGGCTGTTATTCTTCCCTCCTAATTTTGACAGTAACGGTTACTTTTTAAACATGTACATACTATTAATTTTGAGGTTTATCTCTTAAATTTGATTTCCAACCGTTGTGATTTGTGATTGATGGTGACTCTTTGCAGCTGTGAATTCCTCAtgtataattatattttaatccaaGTGTTGCATTTATATTTTCCACCACCTAATCTATGATTATAATTACGTTTGGACCGTTCAAGGATTGACATACACCATATTGTTAATTAAAGAGTGATTAGTGCATCTGTTGGTGCCATTTGGTGCAACCTTCATCTGTTGAAGcggtttttttctcttttattatgTTGAAAGATCAACAACCAATAACAAGACATTGACCGATTGATCAATAAATCGATTAAAGTGTGCGACCCATCCATTAGATTAATTAGATTAAGCGGTGATATAAAATAGGTACCCTAAACTATGCAACGAAAAGAAAACATGTTAAAACCTCATTTTACAATGGTC
This genomic stretch from Pyrus communis chromosome 2, drPyrComm1.1, whole genome shotgun sequence harbors:
- the LOC137726849 gene encoding microtubule-associated protein 70-5 gives rise to the protein MAGYDEEQLGVGGVGGDELSLVHPDPVVLELNRMHNLLKEKSRELGIAHGEIKALRATEVQKDKAVEELRNEVQKLDEKHRVTESLLQHKNLEIKKLIDEKRDALAAQYAAESTLRRVHANRRDDESLPLESFIAPLEAEIKIYKNQIAALQEDKKALERLTKTKESALLEAERILQSALERALIVEEVQNQNFELRRQIEICQEENRILEKTNRQKVLEVEKLSQTIQELEEAVLAGGAAANAIRDYQRQAEELHEEKRTLERELARIKVSANRVATVIANEWKDDNDKVMPVKQWLEERRLMQGEMQRLRDKLAISDRTAKAEAQLKEKMKLRLKTLEEGLKHVSSFSCNPNLFCGSPKPEKSSNFLGFLTSNGGSAKRSTSQPRGSTVSRSSPQRQPHSDNETAGGLKRATSFRKKYGSGENMLKKSLWASRSKVVDSGEKENTEMKENTNTDTENNNDKTAAADIKAADGGNEDSHNKISTNPESEDMVSGFLYDRLQKEVLNLRKHCEAKESDMNAKDEEIKMLMKKVDALTKAMDVEFKKMKREAVARDKETAAAKYMDENKKSRNINSSKRCVTNL